One genomic segment of Mangifera indica cultivar Alphonso chromosome 6, CATAS_Mindica_2.1, whole genome shotgun sequence includes these proteins:
- the LOC123218221 gene encoding protein E6-like isoform X1, translated as MALKLFPFLLLLTLSISLQIHARESQFFSKVPSTSNNNNVQETTLPNTREQSLNKQQQEPSFVPETTNQKTVTVKYQEQKQQKQQQEPTFIPETENGYGLYGHETGQFPPTTSAAEKYEPHTTPTTTTPTYYEPYTTPTTSAAEKYEPYTTPTTTTPTYYEPYTTPTTSAAEKYEPYTTPTTTTPTYYEPYTTPTTTTGSYEPYTTPITSAAENYSPYTTQSQTQEYYSNNNRGYNNNNNYYYNKNAFWSQPDNMSGSKYKENGYTSLANSNNNNNNNGYYNYYNGGNNGEKQGMSDTKFLENGKYYYDVQNEKNSYYPNRYQSSENEYNSRNYNSNNQKSYEYNNFMDKNQNQYEFDELND; from the coding sequence ATGGCTCTGAAACTCTTCCCTTTTCTCTTGCTGCTAACGCTCTCGATCTCTCTGCAAATTCATGCTAGAGAGAGCCAGTTCTTCAGCAAAGTTCCCAGCACTTCCAACAACAACAATGTTCAGGAGACGACACTCCCCAACACACGAGAGCAAAGCTTGAACAAGCAACAACAAGAGCCCAGCTTTGTCCCGGAGACGACGAATCAAAAGACAGTAACAGTCAAGTATCAAGAACAGAAACAGCAGAAACAACAGCAAGAACCCACTTTTATCCCGGAGACTGAAAATGGCTACGGATTATACGGCCACGAAACCGGTCAGTTCCCTCCCACCACTTCCGCCGCAGAGAAATATGAACCACACACCACCCCCACTACCACCACACCAACCTATTATGAGCCCTACACTACTCCCACCACTTCCGCCGCAGAGAAATATGAACCATACACCACCCCCACTACCACCACACCAACCTATTATGAGCCCTACACTACTCCCACCACTTCCGCCGCAGAGAAATATGAACCATACACCACCCCCACTACCACCACACCAACCTATTATGAGCCCTACACTActcccaccaccaccaccgggAGTTATGAACCCTACACCACCCCGATCACCTCCGCCGCGGAAAATTATTCCCCGTACACTACCCAGTCTCAAACCCAAGAATACTACAGCAACAACAACCGTGgatacaacaacaacaacaattattACTACAACAAGAATGCTTTTTGGAGTCAGCCGGACAACATGAGCGGCTCCAAGTACAAGGAAAATGGCTACACCAGCTTGGCaaacagcaacaacaacaacaacaacaacggCTACTATAACTACTACAATGGCGGCAACAATGGTGAGAAGCAGGGCATGAGTGACACGAAGTTCCTGGAGAATGGCAAGTATTATTACGACGTTCAGAATGAGAAGAATAGCTACTATCCCAATCGGTATCAGAGTTCAGAGAATGAGTACAACAGTCGGAATTACAATAGCAACAATCAGAAAAGTTACGAGTACAATAACTTCATGGATAAGAACCAGAACCAGTATGAGTTTGATGAGCTCAATGATTGA
- the LOC123218221 gene encoding protein E6-like isoform X2 produces MALKLFPFLLLLTLSISLQIHARESQFFSKVPSTSNNNNVQETTLPNTREQSLNKQQQEPSFVPETTNQKTVTVKYQEQKQQKQQQEPTFIPETENGYGLYGHETGQFPPTTSAAEKYEPYTTPTTTTPTYYEPYTTPTTSAAEKYEPYTTPTTTTPTYYEPYTTPTTTTGSYEPYTTPITSAAENYSPYTTQSQTQEYYSNNNRGYNNNNNYYYNKNAFWSQPDNMSGSKYKENGYTSLANSNNNNNNNGYYNYYNGGNNGEKQGMSDTKFLENGKYYYDVQNEKNSYYPNRYQSSENEYNSRNYNSNNQKSYEYNNFMDKNQNQYEFDELND; encoded by the exons ATGGCTCTGAAACTCTTCCCTTTTCTCTTGCTGCTAACGCTCTCGATCTCTCTGCAAATTCATGCTAGAGAGAGCCAGTTCTTCAGCAAAGTTCCCAGCACTTCCAACAACAACAATGTTCAGGAGACGACACTCCCCAACACACGAGAGCAAAGCTTGAACAAGCAACAACAAGAGCCCAGCTTTGTCCCGGAGACGACGAATCAAAAGACAGTAACAGTCAAGTATCAAGAACAGAAACAGCAGAAACAACAGCAAGAACCCACTTTTATCCCGGAGACTGAAAATGGCTACGGATTATACGGCCACGAAACCGGTCAGTTCCCTCCCACCACTTCCGCCGCAGAGAA ATATGAACCATACACCACCCCCACTACCACCACACCAACCTATTATGAGCCCTACACTACTCCCACCACTTCCGCCGCAGAGAAATATGAACCATACACCACCCCCACTACCACCACACCAACCTATTATGAGCCCTACACTActcccaccaccaccaccgggAGTTATGAACCCTACACCACCCCGATCACCTCCGCCGCGGAAAATTATTCCCCGTACACTACCCAGTCTCAAACCCAAGAATACTACAGCAACAACAACCGTGgatacaacaacaacaacaattattACTACAACAAGAATGCTTTTTGGAGTCAGCCGGACAACATGAGCGGCTCCAAGTACAAGGAAAATGGCTACACCAGCTTGGCaaacagcaacaacaacaacaacaacaacggCTACTATAACTACTACAATGGCGGCAACAATGGTGAGAAGCAGGGCATGAGTGACACGAAGTTCCTGGAGAATGGCAAGTATTATTACGACGTTCAGAATGAGAAGAATAGCTACTATCCCAATCGGTATCAGAGTTCAGAGAATGAGTACAACAGTCGGAATTACAATAGCAACAATCAGAAAAGTTACGAGTACAATAACTTCATGGATAAGAACCAGAACCAGTATGAGTTTGATGAGCTCAATGATTGA